The Calditerrivibrio nitroreducens DSM 19672 genome window below encodes:
- a CDS encoding FapA family protein, which translates to MDSQFLSRYDLKDFLLSLPSGDLYKAIDIKFKRNVLIKIVDLSNIKEISDIENVKNRFNRYVNNALKLIHPNIVNILDYHIDESNKCYTVTEFFNINESIFSKEMLFDMSFNTKLKIATSLVEAMEFAHSIKILHQNLYIDSIFFAGDNIKIDNFDLKRYLAKNSLISELGIYSNPPPYIPPEYISSYEPSVYGDIFQIGCILYFIFCREHPFGDTINDEAILRIKNLDYIDPTYYSDVEIDIAKIINRAMMKKPSERFETVNQFFIELKKIIEKLKDKKYDISTYRFFIQNNRMFIQTNPTASIDISELENRLLNENIYNYDLERIQEAIHISNGDPIEIGEIFKKIDSVIFNCFDISVSDDQMECYLKKLTPKKLDPKEILFYLKKKNIRYGYIKENINELAEDAEGSIRLVARGTEPIRGEDAYLVFFFEPENKYKPKEDEEGNVDFRNISVIQQVDKGDPLVIKVPATKGIDGYNVFGNIIKATPGNDVKLPTGKNVYLSSDGLKILSTTDGIVNYDNGKVNVIEMIIIDGDVNFSTGNINYKGDVLIRGDVLPDFKVFAGGDIKIRGVVEGAFIESERGSITISSGIFGKNQTKIKALKNIKADFVQDAELLAGETVEIANYTRNSKVFCKSFLSYKGMGAVQSSLIEATRLIDINIAGAKNYTKTTLYINQLNKNNLKLQIQDIMEKLDTISKSINQVKLQIKKIIVSSGSMENAILDTEYKACVEKLKKLDNLNLVLQEKLQSLQDDMNFILSEQKEMIIIRRYLYSDVKIRIGSALKITKEEYETRVVITKDENDELIFGSAISK; encoded by the coding sequence ATGGATAGCCAATTTTTATCAAGATATGATCTTAAGGATTTTTTACTATCCCTTCCTTCTGGTGATCTTTACAAGGCTATTGACATTAAGTTTAAAAGAAACGTATTGATAAAAATTGTAGACTTATCAAATATTAAAGAAATATCCGATATTGAGAACGTTAAAAATAGATTTAATAGATATGTAAATAACGCTTTAAAATTGATTCATCCGAATATTGTGAATATCCTGGATTATCATATAGATGAAAGTAATAAATGCTATACGGTGACGGAATTTTTTAACATAAATGAATCAATATTTAGTAAAGAGATGTTGTTTGACATGAGTTTTAATACGAAACTCAAAATAGCAACTTCCCTTGTGGAGGCTATGGAGTTCGCCCATAGTATCAAAATTCTTCATCAAAACCTCTATATCGATTCAATTTTCTTCGCAGGTGATAATATTAAAATTGATAATTTTGACCTAAAACGATACCTTGCAAAAAACTCCCTCATAAGTGAACTTGGTATTTATAGTAATCCACCTCCATATATCCCACCGGAATACATTTCAAGCTATGAACCTTCTGTTTATGGTGATATCTTTCAAATCGGTTGTATATTGTATTTTATTTTTTGTAGGGAGCACCCATTTGGTGATACCATAAATGATGAAGCAATCCTAAGGATAAAAAATTTAGACTATATAGATCCAACATACTATTCCGATGTTGAGATAGATATAGCAAAGATTATAAACCGCGCCATGATGAAAAAACCTTCTGAAAGGTTTGAAACGGTAAATCAGTTTTTCATAGAATTAAAAAAGATAATTGAAAAGCTCAAAGATAAAAAATATGACATAAGTACCTATAGATTTTTCATACAAAATAATAGAATGTTTATTCAAACAAATCCAACGGCAAGCATCGATATTTCAGAGCTTGAAAACAGATTGTTGAATGAAAATATATACAATTACGACCTGGAGCGTATTCAAGAAGCCATACATATTTCAAATGGAGATCCAATTGAGATAGGGGAAATATTTAAAAAAATAGACAGCGTAATTTTCAACTGTTTTGATATATCTGTATCCGATGACCAGATGGAATGCTATCTCAAAAAATTAACACCCAAAAAGCTTGATCCAAAGGAGATTTTATTTTATCTGAAAAAGAAAAATATCAGATATGGGTATATTAAAGAGAATATAAATGAGTTAGCTGAAGATGCCGAAGGATCGATCAGGCTTGTGGCTCGGGGAACTGAACCGATAAGAGGTGAGGATGCCTACCTTGTGTTCTTTTTTGAGCCGGAAAATAAGTACAAACCGAAAGAAGATGAGGAAGGGAATGTAGACTTCAGAAATATTAGCGTAATCCAGCAGGTGGATAAAGGTGATCCACTTGTGATAAAAGTACCTGCCACAAAGGGTATAGATGGGTATAATGTTTTTGGAAACATTATTAAGGCCACTCCGGGAAATGATGTGAAGCTACCCACCGGAAAAAATGTCTATCTTTCTTCCGATGGGCTTAAGATACTCTCCACCACCGATGGAATAGTCAACTATGATAATGGCAAAGTCAATGTCATCGAGATGATCATTATCGATGGGGATGTGAATTTCTCCACGGGGAATATAAATTACAAAGGGGATGTGCTTATAAGAGGGGATGTTCTCCCCGATTTTAAGGTATTTGCTGGGGGGGATATAAAGATAAGGGGGGTCGTGGAAGGGGCATTTATAGAATCTGAAAGGGGATCAATTACGATCAGCTCTGGCATTTTTGGAAAAAATCAAACAAAGATTAAGGCTTTGAAAAATATTAAGGCTGACTTTGTGCAGGATGCCGAACTGCTTGCAGGGGAAACTGTGGAGATTGCAAACTATACGAGGAATTCAAAGGTATTTTGCAAATCTTTCCTTTCTTATAAGGGGATGGGGGCTGTACAGAGTAGCTTGATAGAGGCTACTAGACTAATTGATATTAATATAGCGGGTGCAAAGAATTACACCAAAACCACCCTTTATATAAACCAGTTGAACAAAAATAATTTAAAATTACAGATACAGGATATAATGGAAAAACTTGACACAATTTCCAAATCTATTAATCAGGTAAAACTTCAGATTAAAAAGATAATAGTATCATCTGGATCTATGGAAAATGCTATACTGGATACAGAATATAAGGCCTGTGTGGAGAAACTAAAAAAATTGGATAATCTAAACCTGGTTTTGCAGGAAAAGCTTCAGTCACTACAGGATGATATGAATTTTATCCTGAGTGAACAGAAAGAGATGATTATTATTCGAAGGTATCTTTACAGCGATGTGAAAATTAGAATTGGCTCAGCATTAAAAATAACAAAGGAGGAATATGAAACGAGGGTGGTTATCACAAAAGATGAAAACGACGAACTAATATTTGGAAGTGCAATAAGTAAATAA
- a CDS encoding HDOD domain-containing protein, producing the protein MKDSRIEEVLTGVTELPPMPQVGAQVLQIIEKPDFSFADLVSVISKDVSITTAILKLANSPLFGLKVTVSNLTQAISLLGIKNLKNLVIALSTKGLFEASKVGVFEHKLWEHSVATAIYARIFALKFHRSIAEEAFIIGLIHDIGQIVLSIHLDKYNTLKEMIYGQDVDICTIEREYLGFDHADVGGYLLKEWGLPELYVDTIYHHHNISKSTYSDMAKLLFIANNKVKSFGYNLTTRYDTDFEEIFKSYAYPEDELRELDIYFEEIIKSEKELLKL; encoded by the coding sequence ATGAAGGATAGCAGAATAGAAGAGGTTTTAACAGGGGTGACGGAGCTACCACCTATGCCGCAGGTGGGAGCCCAGGTTTTACAGATAATTGAAAAACCTGATTTTAGTTTTGCCGATCTGGTATCGGTAATATCAAAAGATGTTAGTATTACCACAGCCATTTTAAAACTTGCCAATTCCCCCCTGTTTGGACTAAAGGTAACTGTAAGCAATTTAACTCAGGCCATCTCACTTTTGGGGATAAAAAATCTAAAAAATCTCGTAATTGCTCTTTCCACCAAAGGTCTTTTTGAAGCATCAAAAGTAGGTGTATTTGAACATAAATTGTGGGAACATTCCGTAGCCACTGCCATTTATGCCAGAATTTTTGCATTAAAATTTCACAGAAGTATCGCCGAAGAAGCTTTTATAATCGGTCTAATACACGATATAGGGCAGATAGTTCTTTCCATCCATCTGGATAAATACAATACATTAAAAGAGATGATTTATGGTCAGGATGTCGATATATGCACCATTGAAAGGGAATATCTGGGTTTTGATCATGCTGATGTGGGTGGGTACCTTTTAAAAGAGTGGGGATTACCAGAATTATATGTTGATACAATATATCACCATCATAATATATCTAAAAGCACCTATTCAGACATGGCAAAGCTTCTTTTTATTGCCAACAACAAAGTGAAAAGTTTTGGATACAATCTCACCACAAGATATGACACAGATTTTGAAGAGATTTTTAAATCTTACGCCTACCCGGAAGATGAATTAAGGGAGCTTGATATATATTTTGAAGAAATTATAAAATCTGAAAAGGAACTGTTAAAACTATGA
- a CDS encoding 4Fe-4S binding protein codes for MRRYRLFSQITFFILFLIIFFTAMIDLGKFGEEFSLKGGIKYIFIIDPFITISTFIASHKFELIYSFSILFIVITFVLGRFFCGWICPFGTLHHFVSFISKKIGLYRKENSSQNFYKLKYYILFFILVGAIFGVNLSGYVDPLSIIVKGFGIFLLPVVSLIYKQQFLPDGVKDILFYYILGREEFYYSQAFLVGLFFLFLLGLNFYRQRFWCIYLCPLGAFYGLLSKHSLFKINRSDSCNNCGICNTHCTVSANPGLEVFKSSECMLLFDCIDKCPRGSLSFSISTKKNDIDISRRSVVISSVSAIAAVGLLKVSIVEPYRNQYLIRPPGATTEWDFLALCIRCGGCMKVCPENFLQPAFFEAGLMGLWTPIGNPMFGYCIYNCNLCGQVCPTGAISKLTLDDKKRFVIGTAFFDKDRCLPYAYNVNCMVCEEHCPTSPKAIYFEDHNILKDGREVIIKKPVVNPNLCIGCGICTYKCPVTDKPAIYITSIKKGGIMKFLK; via the coding sequence ATGAGAAGATATAGATTATTCTCTCAGATCACCTTTTTCATTTTATTTTTGATCATTTTTTTCACAGCAATGATCGATTTAGGGAAGTTTGGGGAGGAGTTTTCCCTTAAAGGTGGAATAAAATATATTTTTATCATCGATCCTTTCATAACAATTTCAACCTTTATTGCCTCACATAAGTTTGAGCTGATTTATTCTTTTAGTATACTTTTTATAGTAATAACATTTGTTTTGGGAAGATTTTTCTGTGGATGGATCTGTCCATTTGGGACGCTTCATCATTTTGTCAGTTTTATATCTAAAAAGATCGGTTTATATCGAAAAGAAAACTCATCACAAAATTTTTACAAATTAAAGTATTATATACTTTTTTTTATACTGGTCGGGGCTATTTTTGGAGTTAATCTCTCTGGTTATGTTGACCCACTTTCGATAATTGTAAAAGGTTTTGGTATATTTTTATTGCCTGTTGTTTCATTAATCTATAAACAACAGTTTTTGCCGGATGGTGTAAAAGATATCCTTTTTTATTATATACTTGGAAGGGAAGAGTTTTATTATAGTCAGGCATTTCTGGTTGGTCTGTTTTTTTTGTTTTTATTAGGATTAAATTTTTATAGACAGAGATTTTGGTGTATCTACCTCTGTCCATTGGGGGCTTTTTATGGTCTTTTATCGAAACATTCTCTTTTCAAGATAAATAGAAGCGATAGTTGTAATAATTGTGGCATTTGTAATACACACTGCACTGTATCGGCAAATCCTGGATTGGAGGTATTTAAAAGTAGCGAATGTATGTTATTGTTTGATTGTATTGATAAATGTCCCAGGGGATCTCTGAGCTTCTCAATCAGCACAAAAAAGAATGATATCGATATTAGTAGAAGATCGGTGGTGATTTCATCAGTTTCTGCTATTGCGGCGGTAGGTCTTTTAAAAGTTTCTATAGTCGAACCATATAGAAATCAATATCTCATCCGTCCCCCTGGAGCAACGACAGAATGGGATTTTCTTGCCCTATGTATAAGGTGTGGCGGATGTATGAAAGTTTGTCCGGAGAATTTTTTGCAACCAGCATTTTTTGAAGCTGGATTAATGGGGCTCTGGACACCCATAGGTAACCCTATGTTTGGATATTGTATTTATAATTGCAATCTATGTGGTCAGGTATGCCCCACCGGAGCAATTTCTAAATTAACCTTAGACGATAAGAAAAGATTTGTAATAGGCACTGCGTTTTTCGATAAAGATAGATGTTTGCCTTATGCCTATAATGTAAATTGTATGGTGTGTGAAGAGCATTGCCCGACAAGTCCTAAGGCTATCTATTTTGAAGATCATAATATTTTAAAAGATGGAAGAGAGGTTATCATTAAAAAGCCCGTGGTAAATCCAAATCTTTGTATCGGATGTGGGATATGCACCTACAAATGCCCGGTGACGGATAAACCTGCCATATATATCACCTCCATAAAAAAAGGTGGAATTATGAAATTTCTCAAATAA
- a CDS encoding SpoIIE family protein phosphatase has product MMMLNEDILKTLLTDNKIDFVNCIEEYLHNLNIKKYIIWDISKSIATVNVSTVNDQSLLLFADISDIGYFYQACSDFSQPINLTENTRIYQTFFLEHNDTLLMAVSICEPTNLKCKDLYEIIPYLSSKLYDIIASENRTEIFIEYQKKIDFIKNAYDILKFLEFETIFSKALDFFIQIFDAQAGFLQYNDTFLSIGVEKLDSQENIHINGTPLYDIVCNIHATEFFDSSIDSSKFLINNIFIIHEEKYKIKVVLFNISTNFYPDKEFSEIISHITSIAVENAINHQKELQLKLEENEMKATAEILNSFVDREVSLESDFCTAYGVSYPAKQAGGDFLGLYNTDEKIIVCIGDVCGKGYSAAVITVLMSTMFQFFTKLQAPRPSSFALYLSSFLMQKNLDGRFVTLFIGVIDKKEHKMEYISLGHEPVFIYDGGDVKRLVSDYMPAGIIVEKYKDSTIEIKKGYSLFIYSDGLVEYTNYDDLEKKVLMCNTDAEDFIKNLYNELVIDKNHQMDDFTCIKIDIKG; this is encoded by the coding sequence ATGATGATGCTTAATGAAGATATCCTTAAAACTCTGCTAACGGATAACAAAATAGATTTTGTAAACTGCATAGAAGAATATCTTCATAATCTTAATATCAAAAAATATATAATCTGGGATATATCAAAGAGTATAGCCACAGTGAATGTTTCAACGGTAAATGATCAATCCCTTCTTCTTTTTGCCGATATTTCAGATATAGGATATTTCTATCAAGCATGTTCCGATTTTAGTCAGCCTATAAATCTTACCGAAAACACAAGAATCTATCAGACATTTTTTTTAGAGCACAATGACACTCTACTTATGGCAGTATCTATCTGTGAACCCACAAATCTAAAATGCAAAGATCTCTACGAAATAATACCTTACCTCTCCTCCAAACTATATGACATTATTGCCTCAGAAAATCGTACAGAGATTTTTATAGAGTATCAAAAGAAAATAGATTTTATCAAGAATGCTTATGACATATTAAAATTTCTTGAGTTTGAAACTATTTTTTCAAAAGCACTGGACTTCTTCATCCAGATCTTCGATGCACAGGCAGGTTTTCTACAATATAACGACACTTTTTTGTCCATAGGGGTTGAAAAACTGGATTCGCAGGAAAATATCCATATTAACGGTACACCATTATATGATATCGTATGCAACATCCATGCAACAGAATTCTTCGACAGTTCAATAGATTCGAGTAAGTTTCTAATAAACAACATATTTATAATACACGAAGAAAAATATAAAATAAAAGTTGTGTTGTTTAACATTTCGACAAACTTTTACCCTGATAAAGAGTTCTCAGAAATCATTTCCCATATAACTTCAATAGCAGTGGAAAATGCCATTAACCATCAGAAAGAATTGCAACTAAAATTAGAAGAAAATGAAATGAAAGCCACCGCCGAAATACTCAATAGTTTCGTTGATAGAGAGGTATCATTGGAATCCGATTTTTGTACTGCATACGGTGTAAGCTACCCCGCTAAACAGGCAGGTGGAGACTTTTTAGGGTTATATAATACTGATGAGAAAATAATCGTGTGTATTGGTGATGTATGTGGCAAAGGTTATTCCGCTGCGGTGATAACTGTTTTGATGTCCACAATGTTCCAATTTTTCACGAAATTACAGGCTCCCAGACCTTCATCCTTTGCCCTTTACCTTTCATCATTTCTTATGCAAAAGAATTTAGATGGTAGATTTGTTACGCTATTTATCGGTGTAATAGACAAAAAAGAGCATAAAATGGAGTACATATCCCTTGGGCATGAGCCGGTGTTTATATATGACGGAGGAGATGTCAAAAGATTAGTATCAGATTATATGCCTGCGGGGATTATAGTTGAAAAATACAAAGATTCCACAATTGAAATCAAAAAAGGTTATTCGCTATTTATATATTCCGATGGTCTTGTGGAGTACACCAATTACGATGACCTTGAAAAAAAGGTACTTATGTGCAATACTGATGCGGAAGATTTCATAAAAAATTTATACAATGAACTGGTGATAGATAAAAATCATCAGATGGATGATTTCACCTGCATAAAAATTGATATAAAGGGGTAA
- a CDS encoding HDOD domain-containing protein, with amino-acid sequence MVNISFMGNEALIKSLKSNLSSSVNFSVTSKADVIIVAVENLGDFSTLPKNFEKPALLCLNTNDQRIVQYIKNYNFSGIIPFSASKEQLLNKISTLLSIQQTKTVNENEVIKARILAKIDNIPPLPIIAQELLKLTRNDETSLKKIIDKIKTDQGISSKVLKLVNSPFYALRKEITSIDQAAMLIGTSTIKNIVLSVSIEEFYKKNFSLYGTTGNRLWEHSHHTATISELIAKKLKIDTDSSYLAGLMHDIGKVVLVDFLVKEVKNSDDEKQQTGLTHPEVAAFVLEKWNIGKQIINSVLNHHTMTDNNFNVILYYANLIEKDDESRLDLIKELEGRLKIDLTELINILAQFRVDHDDA; translated from the coding sequence ATGGTTAATATCTCTTTTATGGGTAACGAAGCTTTAATAAAATCCCTGAAAAGTAATCTCAGCTCATCCGTAAATTTTTCTGTAACGTCAAAAGCAGATGTTATCATTGTTGCCGTTGAAAACCTGGGAGATTTTAGTACATTACCAAAAAATTTTGAAAAGCCTGCCCTTTTGTGTCTAAATACCAATGATCAACGGATAGTGCAATATATCAAAAATTATAATTTTTCAGGAATCATCCCTTTTTCTGCATCTAAAGAACAGTTGTTGAACAAGATATCAACGTTACTATCCATTCAGCAGACCAAAACGGTAAATGAAAATGAAGTAATTAAAGCCAGGATACTTGCAAAAATAGACAACATTCCACCATTGCCTATTATAGCACAGGAGCTGTTGAAACTAACCAGAAATGACGAAACTTCACTGAAAAAAATTATAGATAAGATAAAAACTGATCAGGGGATATCATCCAAAGTATTAAAGCTGGTAAATTCCCCATTTTATGCCTTAAGAAAAGAGATCACAAGTATAGATCAGGCGGCTATGCTTATCGGTACATCCACAATTAAAAATATCGTTTTATCTGTATCCATCGAAGAATTTTACAAAAAAAACTTTTCATTGTATGGTACAACGGGTAACAGGCTATGGGAACACTCCCACCACACCGCCACAATATCTGAATTGATCGCCAAAAAACTAAAAATTGATACCGATTCATCCTACCTTGCAGGATTGATGCACGATATAGGGAAGGTGGTGCTTGTGGACTTTCTGGTAAAAGAGGTAAAAAACTCTGATGATGAAAAACAACAAACTGGTTTAACACATCCGGAGGTGGCTGCATTTGTATTGGAAAAATGGAATATTGGAAAACAGATCATAAATAGTGTCCTGAACCATCACACCATGACGGATAATAACTTCAACGTTATACTTTATTATGCAAACTTAATCGAGAAAGATGATGAATCAAGGTTAGATCTAATAAAAGAGTTAGAAGGCAGGCTTAAAATAGATCTAACTGAATTAATCAATATATTGGCACAGTTTAGAGTGGATCATGATGATGCTTAA
- a CDS encoding UbiX family flavin prenyltransferase, with translation MKIFVGMTGASGAVYGLRLIKELDKIDTVELHISITPDAYTNIELETEFGKISDDTFIEKLKLHKQKTFIHHYKNFAAPVSSGSFKIDKYIVCPASMGFIGRVASGVSSNLIERCADVAMKEYRDLILVFREMPLNQIHLENLLKLGRAGAKILPAAPGFYHSPKKIEDIILFVVGKIFDIISIEHNFFKRWGIDYEDDM, from the coding sequence GTGAAGATATTTGTGGGAATGACTGGGGCAAGTGGCGCAGTATATGGTTTAAGGCTGATAAAGGAGCTTGATAAAATTGATACTGTAGAGCTTCATATATCGATTACACCAGATGCCTATACAAATATCGAATTAGAAACTGAATTTGGCAAAATTTCAGATGACACGTTTATAGAGAAATTAAAGCTCCACAAACAGAAAACTTTTATCCATCATTATAAAAATTTTGCAGCCCCTGTATCCAGTGGTTCTTTTAAAATAGACAAATATATCGTATGTCCCGCATCTATGGGATTCATCGGCAGAGTGGCTTCCGGCGTTAGCTCAAATCTTATAGAGCGATGTGCTGATGTGGCGATGAAGGAGTATCGGGATTTAATTTTAGTTTTTAGAGAGATGCCTTTAAACCAGATACATCTTGAAAATCTTTTAAAGCTTGGACGGGCTGGTGCAAAGATTTTACCAGCTGCACCTGGGTTTTATCATTCCCCTAAAAAAATTGAAGATATAATTTTATTTGTAGTTGGTAAAATATTTGATATAATATCTATAGAGCATAATTTCTTTAAAAGATGGGGTATTGATTATGAAGATGATATGTAA
- a CDS encoding DUF362 domain-containing protein, whose amino-acid sequence MKRREFIKLGITAPLVLSTPSLLEGGVRSDVYIAESSDHRKAAAAAIEMIGGIDKFIKKGDRVAIKPNMAWAREPIYAANTNPEVVAEVVKLCYRAGAKEVYVTDNPCDNARSVFNLSQIPLFAQKENAEVFIPQSRHYKNMNIGGTFLVEWPVLELFKKVDKVINIPVAKSHSSSKVTIGMKNWMGAIGGNRGFLHQNLHQAIYELAVFFKPTLTLIDCTRIMLKGGPSGGDLNYVKQLNRLIATTDFVAGDAVACEFLGVKPDDVGYLTMAARNGYGQISKSNMNIKYEKI is encoded by the coding sequence ATGAAAAGAAGGGAATTTATAAAATTGGGCATTACTGCTCCATTGGTACTGAGTACACCTTCTCTGCTGGAAGGGGGTGTAAGATCAGATGTCTACATCGCTGAATCATCTGATCATAGAAAGGCTGCTGCGGCTGCAATCGAGATGATTGGTGGTATAGATAAGTTTATCAAAAAAGGGGACAGGGTTGCGATAAAACCGAATATGGCATGGGCAAGGGAGCCTATTTATGCTGCGAACACAAATCCTGAAGTGGTGGCGGAGGTGGTAAAGCTATGCTACAGGGCTGGTGCAAAAGAAGTTTATGTGACAGATAATCCCTGTGACAACGCAAGATCTGTTTTTAACCTATCACAGATACCTTTGTTCGCCCAAAAAGAGAATGCAGAAGTTTTTATTCCCCAGAGCAGACATTATAAAAACATGAATATCGGCGGTACTTTTCTTGTTGAATGGCCTGTTCTGGAGCTGTTTAAAAAAGTAGATAAAGTGATCAACATTCCAGTTGCTAAAAGTCACTCGTCATCTAAGGTAACTATCGGTATGAAAAACTGGATGGGGGCAATCGGTGGTAATAGAGGGTTTTTACATCAGAATCTTCATCAGGCAATATACGAGCTTGCGGTGTTTTTCAAACCAACCCTTACATTGATTGACTGTACAAGAATTATGTTGAAAGGTGGCCCCTCAGGTGGTGATTTAAATTATGTAAAACAGTTGAATAGATTAATTGCAACAACCGATTTCGTTGCGGGGGATGCGGTGGCTTGTGAGTTTTTGGGGGTAAAACCAGATGATGTGGGGTATTTGACAATGGCCGCCAGAAATGGTTATGGTCAGATTTCAAAATCAAATATGAATATCAAATATGAGAAGATATAG
- a CDS encoding pyrimidine 5'-nucleotidase: MNLIFDLDNTIYHPEVGVLRGVDKNINKYMNEIVGIDTDDVDLLRQEYRKKYGVTLKGLILHHNVDPYHYLEYVHNIEYHLILFRDEKLINILSKIPYKKYIFTNGSKNHALSVLSHLEILDFFEKIYSIEDLDFHPKPSDESFERFIKLTGVSPHKSYFIDDMPENITKAKEFGFKTVLISKNSCENADFCLESIYEINKIIVG, translated from the coding sequence ATGAATCTGATTTTTGACCTTGATAACACTATTTATCATCCCGAAGTTGGTGTCTTACGCGGTGTAGATAAAAATATCAATAAATATATGAATGAGATCGTAGGGATAGATACTGATGATGTGGATTTATTAAGACAGGAATACAGAAAAAAGTATGGTGTCACATTAAAAGGCCTTATTTTACATCACAATGTGGATCCCTATCATTACCTCGAATATGTTCACAACATTGAGTATCACCTCATATTATTCAGAGATGAAAAACTGATCAATATCTTAAGTAAGATACCATATAAAAAGTATATATTCACAAACGGCTCTAAAAATCATGCGTTAAGTGTTCTATCCCATTTGGAAATATTAGATTTTTTTGAAAAGATCTATTCAATAGAAGACCTGGATTTCCATCCTAAACCTTCAGATGAGAGCTTTGAGAGATTCATCAAACTAACCGGGGTATCCCCCCATAAATCATACTTCATTGATGACATGCCAGAGAATATTACAAAAGCTAAGGAGTTTGGTTTTAAAACAGTTTTAATTTCAAAAAATTCTTGTGAAAATGCCGATTTTTGTTTAGAATCGATCTATGAAATAAATAAAATAATCGTAGGTTAA
- a CDS encoding UbiA-like polyprenyltransferase, translating to MEKLVDFLKMIKFEHSIFALPFAFTGAIIAANGLPTFQQIFWIVVAMVGARSGAMGLNRVIDAEIDRENPRTANREIPAGKISKKEAIIYILISFAAYEYATYKLNTLSFLLSPIPLVIFLLYSYTKRFTALCHVVLGVALGLAPIGAYVAITGKIDLPIVVMGVGVLFWVAGFDVIYAIQDIEYDREKGLFSIPRFLGVNGSLWVARFFHLVAFSLFILVKYLQPLGSFYLIGVLGSGLFMIYEHYILKKSNLQKLNMAFFNINAYISIIIFLATTTDIFLRG from the coding sequence ATGGAAAAATTAGTAGATTTTTTAAAAATGATAAAATTTGAACATTCCATTTTTGCACTGCCATTTGCTTTCACTGGTGCTATCATTGCCGCAAATGGATTACCCACCTTTCAGCAGATTTTCTGGATAGTGGTTGCTATGGTTGGTGCCCGTAGTGGTGCTATGGGTCTAAACAGGGTAATAGATGCTGAAATCGATAGAGAAAACCCCAGAACAGCAAACAGGGAGATACCTGCTGGAAAAATAAGTAAAAAAGAGGCAATCATATACATCTTAATATCATTTGCTGCATATGAATACGCCACTTATAAGCTAAACACACTTTCTTTTTTATTGTCCCCAATACCACTTGTAATCTTTCTTTTATATTCATATACAAAACGATTTACTGCTCTTTGCCATGTCGTACTTGGTGTGGCACTGGGACTTGCCCCTATAGGTGCTTACGTAGCCATAACAGGTAAAATAGATTTACCCATCGTTGTTATGGGGGTTGGTGTGCTATTCTGGGTGGCTGGTTTTGATGTGATTTATGCAATACAGGATATAGAATACGATAGAGAAAAGGGGCTTTTTTCCATACCAAGATTTTTAGGTGTAAATGGTTCTTTATGGGTGGCAAGGTTTTTTCATCTGGTGGCATTTAGCCTGTTTATACTGGTAAAGTATCTGCAGCCTCTGGGTTCTTTCTATTTAATAGGAGTGCTGGGATCAGGATTATTCATGATATATGAACACTACATTTTGAAAAAATCAAATCTACAAAAGCTTAATATGGCATTTTTTAATATAAATGCATATATTAGTATTATAATTTTTCTGGCTACAACTACCGATATTTTCCTTAGAGGTTAA
- a CDS encoding response regulator transcription factor, with protein MKVLLADDELRLRKVVVLHLKKAGFDVIEASNGKQAVELAKIHNPEIIVLDVMMPEMDGITACKEFRKSPEFAKTPIIMLTAKATSDDIEVGKSAGASEYLTKPFSPKELIEKIQELMGNG; from the coding sequence ATGAAAGTATTGCTGGCTGATGATGAGTTGAGACTTAGAAAGGTTGTGGTACTGCATCTTAAAAAAGCAGGTTTTGACGTAATAGAAGCAAGTAACGGAAAACAGGCGGTGGAACTTGCAAAAATACACAATCCAGAAATTATAGTATTAGACGTAATGATGCCGGAAATGGATGGGATAACCGCCTGCAAAGAGTTTAGGAAGTCACCTGAATTTGCCAAAACACCCATCATAATGCTTACCGCCAAAGCCACATCAGATGACATAGAGGTAGGTAAAAGTGCGGGAGCCAGCGAGTACCTCACAAAGCCTTTCAGTCCTAAGGAGCTTATAGAGAAGATCCAGGAGCTAATGGGAAATGGTTAA